CGAAATGGGCCAACTGCAGGCCGAGGAAAAGCTGATGGCGATACGCCGTGAGCATCGGGAGCGGATGGCGCAGGAACGACGTGAACAGCCCCGACTCCTCGGGCACAGCGGCCCTATCCGCACCGTACAGCAGGCGTTCGTAGTTCTCCACCTTCTGCGCCGGATCGTATGCGCTGTAGGCCTCCCGAATCAGCACGTTTGGATCGACCTTGTTGGAGAGCCGCCACTGCCCCGTGTGGGAGTGAATCGAAATCCAGTACGGGCCGGCGAGCAGCAAAAACCCCAGCGTCACTGCGGCACATCTGGCCATCGCGGGACGGGACTGGAAACGCCCTGCCGCCAGCGTGGCAAAGCTGAGCAGGAGCAGCGTGAGCACGGTGGCGATCCCCGGGATCCTCGTCAGAAATGCCAGGCCAAGGACCACGCCAGAAGCTACCGCGACAGGCAGACTCCCGCCTTGGTGCGCCCTCCAGAAGCACAGCATGGCCAGCATGATGAGGCAGAGATACAGGGCCTCGGAGAACGGGTGAGTGCTGTAATATATAATTTGGGGATGGACAGCGACGAGTAGGGCCGCCAGCAGCGCGAGCAGACGGCTACCGAACAACTCATAGGCGAGTAAGAATACGAGGCCGATCGCGATGCTTCCGGAGAGGAGCGAGATCGCCTTTCCGGCCCCTTCGTAATTGCCTCCGAAGATCGGCGCGACCAGGTTCAACAGCAGTGACAGGAGCGGCTCTTTATAGACCTTGCCTACTGCCCCGATCCCCTCCTGTCGCAATGTCTTGGCGCCTTCTACCCAGACATAGAAGTCGTAATCGATCATGTAGCTGTAACTGAGAAAGAGGAGATAAAGACCGAAGGCGCTCAGCGTCACAGCGGCCGCAAGCCACGGTGGCAGGAGCCAGCGGCTCGCCGCCCAGGCGGAACCGCCGGTCGGCTTCTGCGGAGGCGCTATACCGTTTCTGTGAACCTTGCGATCCACGAGGTCAACCGGCGAAAGTAGCCGCCTCGCCTCGTAGACAGCGGCATTGACGACGATGAACTATTGCCAGTATACTCACTGCTTCCGACCTCTACCATGCACTGCACGGATGTCCAACACCGTACACCCTACCCAGAGAGGAGATCTACCATGATACGACACGCAACGCAATGGATTGCACTGCTTGCCCTCGCCGCGCTGAGCGTGGCATGCGCCACCTCCCCGCAAACAGGTTCCCAGGATTCCCTCACCGACACGCTCACCAGACTTCAGGAGCGGCAGGCCGCCGGCCGCGTCGGCGCCATCCACGGCTACCACTTCTTCTCCGGCCCGGATGTGGCAACGCGCTTCAAAAACGGCCTGGTCTCCCTCATTCCACTCTCCCCTGACCTCGAGGCGGCCATCACCCAGGCGCACGAGGCATACGCGACCGATCGCCTCGCTCCTCTCGCCCCACAGGTCGTTCAACAGCGCTTTGCCATCCTGGACGACTACGTCCGCGAGGTCAAGCAACGTGGACTCGGCGCTATGATCCGGGTAACCACCACCGATCCGAAGGAGGCCCGCTATGACTTCACTGATGTGCCGGAGGGCCGCTGGCTCCTGGTCGCCGAGGTCACCTCGCGGGTCTCCGTCCTGTACTGGGCGGTCCCGATTGAGGTCCGCGCCGGGGAAGCCCTCGCGCAGAACCTGTACGAATCCAACATCTGGGTCGAAGGCCTAAAGTAAAAACAACATGGCCGGGGGCAACGCCCCCGGCCATGTGACGAACGCGATGAAACAGCCTAGCTCGCGATCAGTTAGCGATTCGCGTGGCTGTTGTTATCGAGCCAGTTACCAGTCATGCTGTTGCTGTTACAGCTCTTAGTAGACTGGGAATTGGTAAGCTGGGAACTGGTATTACCCAGGCCAAAGCACGGCCAGTTCAGCACAGAGACCTGGCGTGGGTCGTTCCAGTTGCGCAGCGCGTCACCTGTCTTCACGGCTGTCCCGGCAACCAGATCACTTGCCTGGATCTCGAACAAGACCCCGACCATACCGCGCTGACGACCAGAAGAGGTGTCGAAGCCGTTGCCGATGACAAAGTCCGGGTTGTTCGGCAAGGTTGAGCTTCCAACGGCGGGACCATTCGGCACCGCTTGCGTGTTGTCGAGATTGAACCAACCGACGGCATTGACCGCACCGAGTGTCGAGTCAAGCGTCGCGTAGCTTGCGCCACCAGAGGCGGCGTACTGAGTCCTGGCCTTCACCGTCGGGTAGACCGTGCAGAGGCGACCATTCAACAGATGGGCAAAGGCAGACACTGAGGTGGTGTGCTCCTCGCCATCGAAGACATCCCCTGCGGTGTTGACCAGCGTCGTGACGGCGCCAGTCGAGGCATTCAACTCCGAGCCTGGCGCTTCCTTCCTGAAGCCGTCGGCCGGCCCAGCGATGGAGATATAGGCGGTCAGCGTCGGGCTGGAAGCCGTGCACAGATCCTCCGCAAAGAACGCCGGGAAGAGGGCCTGGGAGGGGTACGTCTCATACAGCCCGGTCCAGGCGCTGGCGAAATCCCCAGCCGTTGCACGGGTCAAGATTTGGCTGGTGGAAATCGTGCGGGTATTCCCGCTAATGACCACAGAAGTCGTGGTAAATGTGCCTTGGGCCGATCCCTGGGCGGCTGCGGCCGGATAGGCGAAGGCAAAGTCCTTCACCGTATCGATGATCACCGCCTCGCCCATCAGGGCATTGAGCTGATAGCTCGGTGAGTTTCGCAGGTTGGCGGAATCGCGCACATCCACATCCACCCAGCCGATCCCGTCAGAGGAGGTCTGCTTGGAGCCGCTGGGGGCAGGAGTGGCCGGGAGCGCCGCGGCACTACCGAGGGCCGCATTGACGGACACTGCCGCGATATCCTGAGGCGTCAAGATAACGGTCTGGTCGTTCCGCTGACAGTTCTGCCCGTAGAAGGTGAGGTGTGTGGGCGAGGTAATCGAGTTGCTGGCGTTTGTAAGGAGCAGGAAGGTCTGACGCCCCGTGGTGATATCAACGTACGGGAACAGCAGCCGAGAGCCGGGGACTAACTCCGTATTGGCGAACACTGCACTGGGCGCCGCGGTCGCCACGAGGGCGGTCGCGAGAAGCCCCACTAAACTATTGCGTAGAAGTTTCATCTGCGTGAATCCCTCCTTGAAGTGGTCGAGATCACCCATATTGTGATACGCAGTCATGTCAATCTCGACCTGAACCGTGGTCTGTGAAACGATCGGTGAAACTTCTTACAGCGCTCTTCGTCTTTGCGCCACACCTCCTTCCTACCCCCTAAAAATTCCCCCCATTCACGTCCAACGTCTTTCAACCCCTTAGGATGTCACCCCCGCTGTTCACTACTATGG
This DNA window, taken from Candidatus Methylomirabilis sp., encodes the following:
- a CDS encoding glycosyltransferase family 39 protein, with product MDRKVHRNGIAPPQKPTGGSAWAASRWLLPPWLAAAVTLSAFGLYLLFLSYSYMIDYDFYVWVEGAKTLRQEGIGAVGKVYKEPLLSLLLNLVAPIFGGNYEGAGKAISLLSGSIAIGLVFLLAYELFGSRLLALLAALLVAVHPQIIYYSTHPFSEALYLCLIMLAMLCFWRAHQGGSLPVAVASGVVLGLAFLTRIPGIATVLTLLLLSFATLAAGRFQSRPAMARCAAVTLGFLLLAGPYWISIHSHTGQWRLSNKVDPNVLIREAYSAYDPAQKVENYERLLYGADRAAVPEESGLFTSFLRHPLPMLTAYRHQLFLGLQLAHFVFPLALVVLGLIVLMCLAWGGDEARKRGIVYLSMLAPFFAYPLGHVELRYMAPLIPVFVLLALEGTRWAGSYLPKLLRQERTEAMVKRAGLALSVTAAVVILAWSGRELAAYLQRTPWSEPIELQQAGLWLKTHTAPDAVIMARKPMPAFYAERSWVPLPYTDYEGLLRSLREQRVSFLVMDEIFAGRLRPQLRFLLYEPDRIRALTELVPVHVLSEQQGRAVIIYQVIQERLPSSPSDDGTFPPR